The Sediminispirochaeta smaragdinae DSM 11293 genome has a segment encoding these proteins:
- a CDS encoding ABC transporter substrate-binding protein — protein MKKNCFAVMLILCLAATTLYANGGQEASSGPRTVSIEVWTREGGINHWRADLAVEAAKELNAQLKAEGSQITVEAVPVLDEGDWGGYKKKYSLAADSGEAPLIVVSGHEDIATWGQAGYIVPLASSVEEIQGEAEQFADVIPSLWNCASWHGNIWGVPQDTEARPMYFNKTLLKKVGFTDAQIAQLPKDIEEGKFTLQDIVSTAQKAVEMGVVEPGYGYWHRPKKGGDFVQFYRAFGGEIYDAQEDKLVVTRDALVRFYAFQRSCVETGITPATYIGTEWNIWHDVVSNNKALFFNGGTWMWADWAKNYAEGGEDALFANIGYAYEPSGIRGRKGSTLSHPLVYLISSERASGSTDQELAERLIALMTTTERNTRHAVESGHLGILQSQAHYDAYTSNKFLADVTYLLDNNFYQPNHVLYGTWFDSLWDNMVAAEQGEKSPEEAAEDAVKVMKLELDDQLIVK, from the coding sequence ATGAAAAAGAACTGTTTTGCGGTGATGCTGATTTTGTGCCTGGCGGCAACCACACTGTATGCGAACGGAGGCCAGGAGGCTTCATCCGGGCCTCGTACCGTTAGCATTGAGGTCTGGACAAGAGAGGGTGGTATCAACCATTGGCGGGCCGACCTTGCAGTTGAGGCCGCTAAGGAGCTCAATGCCCAGCTCAAAGCCGAAGGAAGCCAGATTACCGTGGAAGCGGTGCCGGTACTGGATGAAGGGGATTGGGGCGGCTATAAGAAAAAATACTCCCTTGCCGCAGACTCCGGGGAGGCTCCGCTGATCGTTGTGTCGGGACATGAAGATATCGCAACGTGGGGACAGGCGGGATACATTGTTCCTCTGGCCTCTTCCGTGGAGGAGATTCAGGGTGAGGCGGAACAATTTGCAGATGTTATTCCTTCGCTTTGGAACTGTGCATCCTGGCATGGCAATATCTGGGGTGTTCCGCAGGACACCGAGGCCCGACCCATGTATTTCAATAAAACTTTGCTCAAAAAGGTGGGTTTTACGGACGCACAAATCGCCCAACTTCCAAAGGATATCGAAGAAGGAAAATTTACCTTGCAGGATATAGTCTCGACAGCCCAAAAAGCAGTGGAGATGGGGGTCGTGGAACCTGGGTACGGGTATTGGCACCGACCCAAAAAAGGCGGTGATTTCGTACAATTTTATCGCGCCTTCGGCGGAGAGATCTACGACGCACAGGAGGATAAGCTGGTCGTAACAAGGGATGCCTTGGTTAGATTTTATGCATTTCAACGCTCCTGTGTAGAGACGGGAATCACCCCTGCCACCTATATCGGAACGGAGTGGAACATTTGGCACGATGTCGTTTCCAATAACAAGGCGCTTTTCTTTAACGGCGGCACATGGATGTGGGCCGACTGGGCGAAGAACTATGCCGAAGGTGGTGAAGATGCCCTGTTTGCGAATATCGGATATGCCTATGAACCAAGCGGAATACGAGGTCGGAAGGGAAGCACGCTGAGTCATCCGCTTGTCTATCTGATATCCAGTGAAAGAGCCTCGGGATCTACAGACCAGGAACTTGCCGAACGGCTGATTGCTCTCATGACGACAACAGAACGAAATACCCGACATGCGGTGGAAAGCGGACACCTCGGCATCCTTCAATCCCAAGCACACTATGATGCCTATACATCAAACAAATTTCTTGCGGATGTTACCTATCTGCTCGACAACAATTTCTACCAGCCCAACCATGTTCTCTATGGTACCTGGTTCGATAGTCTCTGGGATAATATGGTTGCAGCGGAGCAAGGGGAGAAAAGCCCCGAAGAGGCTGCCGAGGATGCCGTTAAGGTCATGAAACTTGAACTTGATGATCAGCTGATTGTGAAATGA
- a CDS encoding LacI family DNA-binding transcriptional regulator has product MTLKELSEQLNVSPSTISRVLNDKPGISSKTREKVLEAVKQTGFSLNYAARNLATSEPRFIGIIGRKRGGQQDSIFFHHSMAQFEEYFEHSEYQCVNLSVYKEEVDFTGTPLSVSDFAGFIVRGQSFPVRTILTLKQTGVPIILLENKLSETNLDHVVCEDRQIAFDLTKHLIDRGYKKIVHITGPESWYNNRERIAGYIDALTQAGLKSEILSMEDTTVDTGSEAFERLQPNKLEHLGIMMVNDAMAIGFLDTARKRGFLVPSDIGVTGFDDIPWARLAYPPLTTARVFIEQMGKLAAGRLMQMIEDPDSRPIAIRVPGEIIIREST; this is encoded by the coding sequence ATGACGCTGAAAGAATTGTCGGAACAACTGAACGTATCCCCTTCAACGATATCGCGTGTATTAAACGACAAACCGGGAATCAGCAGTAAAACCAGAGAGAAGGTCTTGGAGGCGGTAAAACAAACCGGCTTTTCCCTAAATTACGCCGCGCGTAACCTTGCAACTTCGGAACCACGATTTATCGGAATCATCGGAAGAAAACGAGGTGGTCAACAAGACAGCATTTTTTTTCATCACTCTATGGCACAGTTTGAGGAATACTTTGAACATAGTGAGTATCAATGTGTCAATCTATCGGTGTACAAAGAAGAGGTGGACTTTACCGGGACCCCGCTCTCGGTATCGGATTTTGCAGGATTTATCGTTCGGGGACAGAGCTTTCCCGTCAGGACGATTCTCACGCTTAAACAGACCGGTGTTCCCATCATCCTCTTGGAAAACAAGCTTTCAGAAACAAACCTCGACCATGTTGTCTGCGAAGACAGGCAGATAGCCTTCGACCTGACAAAACACCTGATCGATAGAGGCTACAAAAAAATCGTACATATAACGGGGCCTGAGAGCTGGTACAACAATAGAGAACGTATAGCAGGCTATATCGATGCGCTTACCCAGGCGGGCCTGAAGTCTGAAATTCTGTCGATGGAAGACACCACAGTCGACACCGGGTCGGAGGCTTTCGAGCGATTACAACCGAATAAACTCGAACATCTCGGTATCATGATGGTCAATGACGCCATGGCAATCGGTTTCCTCGATACCGCCCGAAAAAGAGGCTTTCTTGTCCCCTCGGACATCGGGGTAACTGGATTCGATGATATCCCCTGGGCCCGGCTTGCCTACCCGCCGCTGACAACGGCCCGAGTTTTTATCGAGCAGATGGGAAAACTTGCCGCAGGGCGATTGATGCAAATGATCGAAGATCCCGACAGCAGGCCCATTGCAATACGAGTTCCCGGAGAGATCATTATTCGGGAAAGCACCTAA
- a CDS encoding glycerophosphodiester phosphodiesterase has protein sequence MKIIGHRGVPAQKPENTLASYQRAVELGVKMIELDVYVCRTGELVIMHDDRIDRTTNGSGLVYEKTLKELKGFDAGEGEQIPTLQEALDLLAGKTDVNIELKGRGTGEALHAFLSRYLPERSWEPESLLVSSFNLPMLHEFACLEPDIPIGALHGGIPINYSDFVKPMHPYSLHYNLEFIDQKMVDHAHRQGYQVYIYTVNHQDDYLRMKQMGVDGVFTNDPTAL, from the coding sequence ATGAAAATAATCGGCCACCGCGGGGTCCCCGCACAAAAACCGGAAAACACCCTGGCATCATACCAGAGAGCCGTCGAGCTTGGTGTCAAGATGATAGAACTTGATGTCTATGTCTGCAGAACCGGCGAACTTGTCATCATGCACGACGATAGAATAGACAGGACGACAAACGGAAGCGGACTAGTGTACGAAAAGACATTGAAAGAGCTTAAGGGCTTTGATGCAGGAGAAGGCGAGCAGATTCCAACCCTTCAGGAGGCTTTGGACCTTTTGGCCGGAAAAACGGATGTCAATATCGAACTTAAAGGAAGAGGGACAGGAGAAGCTCTTCATGCATTTCTTTCCCGCTACCTGCCGGAGCGTTCATGGGAACCTGAATCTCTTCTGGTCTCTTCTTTCAATCTTCCGATGCTGCATGAGTTCGCGTGTTTAGAGCCTGATATTCCCATAGGCGCACTCCACGGAGGAATACCCATCAACTACAGCGACTTTGTAAAGCCGATGCACCCCTATTCTCTGCACTATAATCTTGAATTTATCGATCAGAAGATGGTCGACCATGCTCATCGGCAGGGCTACCAGGTCTATATCTACACGGTGAATCATCAAGACGACTATTTGCGTATGAAACAAATGGGAGTGGATGGGGTCTTCACAAACGACCCCACCGCCCTGTAG
- a CDS encoding PfkB family carbohydrate kinase: protein MDITMVGHISKDIMEYVDGVQRFTGGPVIYSSAAAKSAGKAVRVLTIASADDDEALNVIRDRGIDVVRFDSPATTSIRNIYHTADCETRDVVLLSQARPFDDSVEAHLDGSIIHLAGLFRGEIPDSLIPLCAKHGKVALDAQGVLRCNDGKALSFSDWADKKRYLPMIHYLKTDAAEAKILTGSDDREEAAELLASWGAREVMVTHNSEVILYTDGRVYRAPFTPKNLSGRTGRGDTTFAAYLARRIDHGPQESVSFAAALCSLKMEQPGPFSGTMAQVIERMEQDARS from the coding sequence ATGGACATCACCATGGTCGGACATATTTCCAAGGACATTATGGAGTACGTTGACGGTGTGCAGCGTTTTACCGGGGGACCGGTCATCTACTCTTCGGCAGCGGCAAAAAGTGCAGGGAAAGCGGTCCGTGTTTTAACCATCGCGTCTGCCGATGACGATGAGGCTTTGAATGTCATTCGTGACAGGGGAATCGATGTCGTCAGATTCGATTCGCCCGCCACAACCAGTATCAGAAACATCTACCATACCGCGGACTGTGAAACCCGGGATGTGGTTCTGTTGTCGCAGGCCCGGCCCTTCGATGATTCGGTTGAGGCCCATCTCGATGGATCGATCATTCATCTTGCCGGGCTTTTCCGGGGAGAGATACCGGATAGCCTGATACCCTTATGCGCGAAGCACGGAAAGGTCGCTCTGGATGCCCAGGGCGTTTTGCGGTGCAATGACGGAAAGGCCCTTTCCTTTTCCGATTGGGCGGATAAGAAACGCTACCTTCCAATGATCCACTATCTGAAAACCGATGCCGCAGAGGCAAAGATTCTCACCGGTTCTGATGACCGCGAAGAAGCTGCCGAGCTGCTTGCCTCCTGGGGAGCACGGGAGGTGATGGTCACCCACAACAGCGAGGTGATACTCTATACCGACGGAAGGGTATATCGGGCCCCCTTTACGCCGAAAAACCTCTCGGGACGAACCGGGCGAGGGGATACGACCTTTGCCGCTTACCTGGCAAGGCGGATCGACCATGGTCCACAGGAATCGGTCTCCTTTGCGGCAGCCCTTTGTTCCCTGAAAATGGAACAGCCAGGCCCCTTTTCGGGGACGATGGCACAGGTTATAGAACGCATGGAGCAAGACGCTCGATCGTAA
- a CDS encoding glycerophosphodiester phosphodiesterase has protein sequence MTTEHRPLITVHSGGFSTPANSMAYLKLACEKRPDIIEIDVRATLDNVVILSHDPAVGDSVIAEATSAQLFETNPTVITLEQALRICEDHRIGLNLDIKEQRVIDPLLRILDRHESERPFIFSGCGRPEVEELHRKSPRSRVLYNADPWDWKKVPDYRDYMRAQLSAVKELNCFGLNISCEDLRPEFMGYSRLYDIPILVWTVDDEERMQELITLGVYSITTNNVDLLRTVLRRNSGRKLRLYDTDWIKHPKQ, from the coding sequence ATGACAACGGAACACAGGCCTTTAATTACCGTTCACAGCGGAGGGTTTTCAACCCCGGCCAACAGCATGGCCTATCTGAAACTTGCATGTGAGAAGCGCCCCGATATCATCGAGATCGATGTCCGTGCCACCCTCGATAACGTGGTCATACTCTCTCATGACCCGGCAGTTGGCGATTCGGTGATTGCTGAGGCCACATCCGCTCAATTATTTGAGACGAATCCCACTGTTATTACACTTGAGCAAGCACTGCGAATATGCGAGGATCACCGCATTGGCCTGAACCTCGATATCAAAGAGCAGCGGGTTATCGACCCTCTGCTGCGTATATTGGATCGCCACGAGTCTGAACGGCCTTTTATTTTTTCCGGATGTGGGCGGCCGGAAGTAGAGGAGTTGCATAGAAAAAGCCCCAGGTCGCGGGTTCTGTATAATGCCGATCCGTGGGATTGGAAAAAGGTTCCGGACTATCGTGATTATATGAGGGCGCAACTATCGGCGGTGAAGGAGCTGAATTGTTTTGGTCTTAATATCTCGTGTGAAGATTTAAGGCCGGAGTTTATGGGCTATTCAAGGCTCTATGATATTCCCATTTTGGTTTGGACCGTAGACGATGAAGAACGTATGCAGGAATTGATTACCCTCGGCGTCTATTCGATTACGACGAACAATGTGGATCTGCTGCGGACCGTTCTTCGGCGGAATTCGGGCAGGAAATTACGTTTATACGATACCGATTGGATTAAACATCCGAAACAATAA